One region of Halomicrobium sp. LC1Hm genomic DNA includes:
- a CDS encoding ABC transporter ATP-binding protein, protein MSTDEQTPFDRYRTRIDRPLMRLFADYGTSRTRWLVLGLVANLLAQMASLLPPVVLGTAIDALFREETSEYSLLFLPQSWIPPGEVAQFWLSVALIAGSFLATALFTWIYGVSANFFAHGVMHSVRSDSFEKMLRLDAAFFDDKQTGEVMSILSNDSQNLELFLDNALMNGVRLIVMVLGIAAILFALNWQLALVTLVAIPLIGGFTVWFMRVIEPRYEARQSAMADFNTRIENGITGVILAKVTGSEDYEVDRVRDASHGVFETTMSVLKLSYFYRPGMELLAGFSFAATFLVGGYWIIFDAPGPLTGELSVGVFVTFVFMTQRFVAPLAEVSNIVDQIQNAKVSAARVFGLADIPVRITDREDATRLGDPEGRVSYEDVCFSYPELLTDDHGPAVPEDETETDGGFAALDGDEGDEDYVIEHVSFEADPGETVAFVGSTGAGKSTLCRLLLRLYDVDEGRVAVDGTDIRDLELASLRQHVGYVSQDAFLFDGTIGENIRYGRFDEPDEAVREAAKAAEAHEFVQRLPDGYDTRVGERGVKLSGGQRQRIAIARVVLQDPEILILDEATSDVDTDTEQRIQESLDALTEDRTTFVVAHRLSTVIGADTILVLEDGAVVERGDHDTLRKQGGRYAELWGAQTGSE, encoded by the coding sequence ATGTCTACCGACGAGCAGACGCCGTTCGATCGCTACCGGACCCGGATCGACCGGCCGCTGATGCGGTTGTTCGCAGACTACGGCACGTCGCGGACGCGCTGGCTCGTGCTCGGGCTGGTCGCGAACCTGCTGGCTCAGATGGCCTCGCTGTTGCCGCCGGTCGTCCTCGGGACCGCCATCGACGCGCTGTTCCGCGAGGAGACCAGCGAGTACTCGCTGTTGTTCCTGCCACAGTCCTGGATTCCCCCTGGAGAGGTCGCACAGTTCTGGCTCTCGGTGGCGCTGATCGCCGGCTCCTTCCTCGCGACGGCCCTTTTCACCTGGATCTACGGCGTCTCGGCGAACTTCTTCGCCCACGGCGTGATGCACTCCGTCCGCTCCGATAGCTTCGAGAAGATGCTCCGGCTGGACGCCGCCTTCTTCGACGACAAGCAGACCGGCGAGGTGATGTCGATTCTGAGCAACGACTCCCAGAACCTCGAACTGTTCCTCGACAACGCCTTGATGAACGGCGTGCGCCTGATCGTGATGGTGCTGGGCATCGCCGCGATCCTCTTCGCGCTCAACTGGCAACTCGCGCTGGTGACCCTCGTGGCGATCCCGCTGATCGGCGGCTTCACGGTCTGGTTCATGCGGGTGATCGAACCCCGCTACGAGGCACGCCAGTCCGCGATGGCCGACTTCAACACCCGCATCGAGAACGGGATCACTGGCGTCATCCTCGCGAAGGTGACCGGCAGCGAGGACTACGAGGTCGACCGCGTGCGTGACGCCTCACACGGCGTCTTCGAGACGACCATGTCGGTGCTGAAGCTCTCGTACTTCTACCGGCCGGGGATGGAACTGCTCGCCGGCTTCTCCTTCGCCGCGACTTTCCTCGTCGGCGGCTACTGGATCATCTTCGACGCGCCGGGGCCGCTCACCGGCGAGTTGAGCGTCGGGGTCTTCGTCACCTTCGTGTTCATGACCCAGCGGTTCGTCGCGCCGCTGGCCGAAGTGTCAAACATCGTCGACCAGATCCAGAACGCGAAGGTCTCGGCGGCCCGCGTGTTCGGCCTGGCCGACATCCCGGTGCGGATCACCGACCGCGAGGACGCAACGCGTCTCGGCGACCCCGAGGGTCGGGTCTCCTACGAGGACGTGTGCTTCTCCTATCCGGAGTTGCTGACTGACGACCACGGCCCCGCCGTCCCCGAGGACGAGACCGAGACCGACGGCGGGTTCGCGGCCCTCGACGGTGACGAGGGGGACGAGGACTACGTGATCGAGCACGTCTCCTTCGAGGCCGACCCCGGCGAGACCGTCGCCTTCGTCGGCTCGACCGGCGCTGGCAAGTCGACGCTCTGTCGGCTGCTCTTGCGGCTGTACGACGTCGACGAGGGTCGCGTCGCGGTCGACGGCACGGACATCAGGGACCTCGAACTCGCGAGCCTGCGCCAGCACGTCGGCTACGTCTCGCAGGACGCGTTCCTCTTCGACGGCACCATCGGCGAGAACATCCGCTACGGCCGCTTCGACGAGCCCGACGAGGCCGTCCGCGAGGCCGCCAAAGCCGCCGAGGCCCACGAGTTCGTCCAGCGCCTCCCCGACGGCTACGACACTCGCGTGGGCGAACGCGGCGTGAAACTCTCGGGCGGCCAGCGCCAGCGCATCGCCATCGCTCGCGTCGTTCTACAGGACCCCGAGATCCTCATCCTCGACGAGGCCACCAGCGACGTGGACACCGACACCGAACAGCGCATCCAGGAGAGCCTCGACGCGCTGACCGAAGACCGAACCACCTTCGTCGTCGCCCACCGCCTCTCGACGGTGATCGGTGCCGACACGATCCTGGTGCTGGAAGACGGCGCGGTCGTCGAACGCGGCGACCACGACACGCTCCGCAAGCAGGGCGGGCGCTACGCGGAGCTGTGGGGCGCACAGACCGGCTCGGAGTAG
- a CDS encoding site-2 protease family protein has protein sequence MRSFKVAQVWGIPIKIHISLLVVLPLFAWLLGSGQQIELYAGLIEGLTGAPLDTDALTVDGAIPWIIGSAAAVGLFVSVALHELGHAWAALRYDLEVESITLWILGGLASLSAIPREWNKEFWIAVAGPATSILTGVACYGALFVIPASQPVLVFVVGWLAVTNVVLAVFNMVPAFPMDGGRVLRALLARNRSYAGATRTAATVGKLFAILFGAAGLLGGFNPMLVLLALFIYGAASSESRTVALGDLLEGLTVTDMAAAPDATIEADATVSELVTRMFADRRTEFAVVEDGNVVGVISGDDFRAVAPEERETTTVADLMATDLPTFDGSMPAFDALVALDQARASEAFVSTPDGTRVVSRTDFAAAMEMRKVLGRGEPL, from the coding sequence ATGCGCTCGTTCAAAGTCGCGCAGGTGTGGGGGATTCCGATCAAGATCCACATCTCGTTGCTCGTCGTGTTGCCGCTGTTCGCGTGGCTGCTGGGCAGCGGCCAGCAGATCGAACTGTACGCCGGCCTCATCGAGGGGCTGACGGGTGCGCCACTCGACACCGACGCGCTCACCGTCGACGGCGCGATCCCCTGGATCATCGGCTCGGCCGCCGCGGTCGGCCTGTTCGTCAGCGTCGCCTTGCACGAGCTGGGCCACGCCTGGGCCGCGCTGCGCTACGATCTGGAAGTCGAATCGATCACGCTGTGGATCCTGGGCGGTCTCGCCAGCCTCAGTGCGATCCCCCGCGAGTGGAACAAGGAGTTCTGGATCGCCGTCGCGGGACCGGCCACCAGCATCCTCACGGGAGTTGCCTGTTACGGCGCGCTGTTCGTGATCCCGGCCTCCCAGCCCGTGCTCGTCTTCGTGGTCGGCTGGCTCGCGGTGACCAACGTCGTGCTCGCGGTGTTCAACATGGTCCCCGCGTTCCCGATGGACGGCGGCCGGGTCCTGCGGGCACTGCTGGCCAGGAACCGCAGCTACGCCGGGGCCACCAGGACGGCTGCGACCGTCGGGAAGCTGTTCGCGATCCTCTTCGGGGCGGCGGGCCTGCTCGGCGGGTTCAATCCGATGCTCGTGTTGCTGGCGCTGTTCATCTACGGAGCCGCGAGCAGCGAGTCTCGAACCGTCGCACTGGGTGACCTGCTGGAGGGGCTGACTGTCACCGACATGGCGGCCGCGCCCGACGCCACCATCGAGGCCGACGCCACGGTCTCGGAGCTGGTGACCCGCATGTTCGCCGACCGCCGCACCGAGTTCGCGGTCGTCGAAGACGGGAACGTGGTCGGAGTCATCAGCGGCGACGACTTCCGGGCGGTCGCGCCCGAGGAACGAGAGACGACGACCGTCGCCGACCTGATGGCGACGGACCTGCCGACCTTCGACGGCTCGATGCCGGCCTTCGACGCGCTCGTGGCACTCGATCAGGCACGAGCAAGCGAGGCGTTCGTCTCGACGCCGGACGGGACCCGCGTCGTCTCGCGGACGGATTTCGCGGCCGCGATGGAGATGCGGAAGGTGCTCGGCCGGGGCGAGCCGCTGTAA
- a CDS encoding aryl-sulfate sulfotransferase: MDRRARGLALVGLGVLVIVGTLAVGAVTAPDRSVTDGDGRQTLVGSQGGGTGWHDYGSVYLVDSDATAWREDSADSYFDVTMLPNGSVMAGFMHSGYEEGCGPYETPCTKTGFRIVDPDADGGPRVVSEHAFPVRSEGNSEVHDVERLPSGEYLMTDMDAERLVAVRGGEVTWEWRASELYTAPEDPTRRDWLHINDVDVINESHYLVSVRNANQLVVVERGAGAVEVINADRGGSDDSCLVRGEQLVPDAEGDVRCGDPDVLNHQHNPQWLGDGAVLVADSDNDRVVELHRTESGEWEPAWTLERAGGIQLDWPRDADRLANGNTLVTDTLNTRIFEIDRNGTVVWSTKTPRIPYEAERLPEGERVGGQRYSGEETTGETGGETPTATPETPGGDVPGLSLGMTVLRAAVPSTPFWFGEAHLGFSLVGLVLVVGGGIDRWRAP, encoded by the coding sequence ATGGACCGCAGGGCTCGCGGACTCGCGCTCGTCGGCCTCGGCGTGCTGGTGATCGTCGGCACACTCGCCGTCGGTGCCGTGACCGCGCCCGACCGGAGCGTGACCGACGGCGACGGGCGACAGACGCTCGTCGGCTCACAGGGCGGTGGCACCGGCTGGCACGACTACGGGAGCGTCTACCTCGTCGACAGCGACGCGACTGCCTGGCGCGAGGACAGCGCCGACAGCTACTTCGACGTGACCATGCTCCCGAACGGGTCGGTGATGGCCGGGTTCATGCACTCCGGCTACGAGGAGGGCTGTGGCCCCTACGAGACGCCCTGTACGAAGACCGGCTTTCGGATCGTCGATCCCGACGCCGACGGCGGCCCGCGGGTCGTCTCGGAGCACGCCTTCCCGGTCCGTAGCGAGGGCAACAGCGAGGTCCACGACGTGGAACGGCTCCCCTCGGGCGAGTATCTCATGACCGACATGGACGCCGAGCGCCTCGTCGCCGTCCGTGGCGGCGAGGTGACCTGGGAGTGGCGAGCCAGCGAGCTGTACACCGCCCCCGAGGACCCGACCCGTCGCGACTGGCTCCACATCAACGACGTGGACGTGATCAACGAGAGCCACTACCTCGTCTCGGTGCGCAACGCCAACCAGCTCGTCGTCGTCGAGCGCGGCGCTGGTGCCGTCGAGGTGATCAACGCCGACCGCGGCGGCAGCGACGACAGCTGTCTCGTCCGGGGCGAACAGCTCGTTCCCGACGCCGAGGGCGACGTGCGGTGTGGCGATCCGGACGTGTTGAACCACCAGCACAACCCCCAGTGGCTCGGCGACGGGGCGGTGCTGGTCGCCGACAGCGACAACGACCGCGTCGTCGAACTCCACCGGACCGAGAGCGGCGAGTGGGAGCCCGCCTGGACCCTGGAGCGAGCGGGTGGCATCCAGCTTGACTGGCCCCGAGACGCCGACCGTCTGGCCAACGGGAACACGCTGGTGACGGACACGCTCAACACTCGCATCTTCGAGATCGACCGGAACGGCACCGTCGTCTGGAGCACGAAGACGCCTCGCATCCCCTACGAGGCCGAACGGCTGCCCGAGGGCGAGCGCGTCGGCGGGCAACGGTACTCCGGCGAAGAGACCACGGGAGAGACGGGCGGCGAGACCCCGACGGCGACGCCGGAAACGCCGGGCGGCGACGTGCCCGGCCTCTCGCTGGGAATGACGGTGTTGCGCGCGGCCGTCCCATCGACGCCCTTCTGGTTCGGCGAGGCCCACCTCGGGTTCTCGCTGGTCGGGCTCGTGCTGGTCGTCGGTGGCGGGATCGACCGCTGGCGCGCGCCGTGA
- a CDS encoding ABC transporter substrate-binding protein — translation MTDESRRSRTRRTVLKTGATLGAAALAGCTETTGGGDTSDSTSTETNTPVDTTDAGSEATDTPTETAANTGYSVSMEPVGTVEFDAVPETWVANNGSWADMGIALGQQPPEGVWLPGRYHTHYYDDIPGVSVDTDEMTALYQDGVSKERFYALEGDVHVIDPNFLQNRFKGWEQSDVDEVAETVAPFFGNSIFSGGYSWHENYQYYDLYEAFEKLAAVFQQRDRFEAFDALHEEFQSSLDDIVPPEGERPEVAIMWAGSDEPEKFSPYLISQGTSFKQWRDLGVRDALAETDVQDFHESRGRIDFETLLKIDPENIMFRGQEGKSREAFEDTVVAHMENHEVASKLTAVENGDVYRGGPLYQGPITNLVLTERAVRQVYGVDEQLFDRQRVAAIVSGEF, via the coding sequence ATGACGGACGAATCACGTCGATCGCGGACGCGGCGAACCGTACTGAAAACCGGAGCGACACTGGGCGCGGCCGCGCTCGCTGGCTGTACCGAAACGACCGGCGGTGGAGACACGAGCGATAGCACGTCGACCGAGACGAACACGCCAGTCGACACCACAGACGCGGGCTCCGAGGCGACCGACACGCCCACGGAGACGGCCGCCAACACGGGCTACTCGGTCTCCATGGAGCCGGTCGGGACCGTCGAGTTCGACGCGGTCCCCGAGACCTGGGTCGCCAACAACGGCAGCTGGGCCGACATGGGGATCGCACTGGGCCAGCAGCCACCCGAAGGCGTCTGGCTGCCCGGCCGCTATCACACCCACTACTACGACGACATTCCCGGCGTCAGCGTCGACACCGACGAGATGACCGCGCTGTATCAGGACGGCGTCAGCAAAGAGCGGTTCTACGCGCTGGAGGGCGACGTACACGTCATCGACCCGAACTTCCTGCAGAACCGCTTCAAGGGCTGGGAGCAAAGCGACGTCGACGAGGTCGCCGAGACCGTCGCGCCCTTCTTCGGCAACAGCATCTTCTCCGGCGGGTACAGCTGGCACGAGAACTACCAGTACTACGACCTGTACGAGGCCTTCGAGAAGCTCGCGGCGGTGTTCCAGCAACGGGACCGCTTCGAGGCCTTCGACGCCCTGCACGAGGAGTTCCAGTCCTCGCTGGACGACATCGTTCCGCCGGAAGGCGAGCGTCCCGAAGTCGCGATCATGTGGGCCGGCAGCGACGAGCCCGAGAAGTTCTCTCCCTACCTCATCAGCCAGGGGACGAGCTTCAAGCAGTGGCGCGACCTCGGCGTCCGGGACGCGCTGGCCGAGACCGACGTACAGGACTTCCACGAGAGCCGTGGCCGGATCGACTTCGAGACGCTGTTGAAGATCGATCCCGAGAACATCATGTTCCGAGGGCAGGAAGGAAAGAGCCGCGAGGCCTTCGAGGACACCGTCGTCGCCCACATGGAGAACCACGAGGTCGCCAGCAAGCTCACCGCAGTCGAGAACGGTGACGTGTACCGCGGCGGTCCGCTGTACCAGGGGCCGATCACGAACCTCGTCCTCACCGAGCGAGCGGTCCGGCAGGTCTACGGCGTCGACGAACAGCTGTTCGACCGCCAGCGCGTCGCGGCTATCGTCAGCGGCGAGTTCTGA
- a CDS encoding translation initiation factor eIF-1A, with protein sequence MSENSGRRNLRMPNDDELFAVVTEHNGGNHVRVQCEDGKERMGRIPGRMKFRTWIETDDVVLVEPWDWQDEKANIEWRYTSQDADQLRDEGHIQ encoded by the coding sequence GTGAGCGAGAATTCCGGGCGTCGAAACCTTCGAATGCCCAACGACGACGAGCTGTTCGCCGTAGTGACAGAGCACAACGGCGGCAATCACGTACGCGTGCAGTGCGAAGACGGCAAGGAGCGCATGGGGCGGATCCCCGGCCGAATGAAGTTCCGAACGTGGATCGAGACGGACGACGTGGTCCTCGTGGAACCGTGGGACTGGCAGGACGAGAAGGCCAACATCGAGTGGCGCTACACCAGCCAGGACGCCGACCAGCTGCGCGACGAAGGCCACATTCAGTAA
- a CDS encoding iron ABC transporter permease: MAGTHPTDTPTEAGHQRSWLTGRLAAFCLASAAVTLFAGLLQVSFGSYSMTIATAWRSVFDPSIVFDPAVWNALLLGGALPEMTNESLIVWNIRLPRVLVAVVTGATLGVSGAIFQAVTRNELASPYILGVSSGAGLAVLLTLVVFSGLAPFLPLIAAAGGTVAFALVYAIAWKGGTSPVRLVLAGVIVGTVFQSLQTGLFFFADDLGVVQSAIAWTTGSLTGTDWEQVRLSIVPATFAIVLALAGARQLNVLLLGERTAQSLGMRVERVRFLLSGVAILAASTAIAVAGIVGFVGLIVPHIVRNVVGGDYRRLMIGCLFAGPALMVVADVGARLALSPVQVPVGVVTGLIGGPYFLYLMRKQQQMGEI; encoded by the coding sequence ATGGCCGGGACCCACCCAACCGACACGCCCACCGAGGCGGGCCACCAGCGCAGTTGGCTCACCGGCCGTCTCGCGGCCTTCTGTCTCGCCAGCGCGGCGGTCACACTGTTCGCGGGACTGCTACAGGTGAGCTTCGGCTCGTACTCGATGACGATCGCAACGGCCTGGCGCTCCGTGTTCGACCCCTCGATCGTCTTCGACCCCGCCGTCTGGAACGCCCTCCTGCTGGGCGGAGCGTTGCCCGAGATGACAAACGAATCGCTGATCGTCTGGAACATTCGCCTCCCGCGAGTGCTCGTCGCCGTCGTCACCGGCGCGACGCTCGGCGTCTCGGGTGCCATCTTCCAGGCGGTGACCCGCAACGAACTCGCCAGTCCCTACATCCTGGGCGTCAGCTCCGGCGCGGGGCTGGCCGTCCTGCTGACGCTGGTCGTGTTCAGCGGCCTCGCGCCGTTCCTGCCGCTGATCGCGGCGGCCGGCGGGACCGTCGCGTTCGCGCTCGTCTACGCGATCGCCTGGAAGGGCGGGACCAGTCCGGTCCGGCTGGTGCTTGCCGGCGTCATCGTCGGCACCGTCTTCCAGTCGCTCCAGACCGGCCTGTTCTTCTTCGCGGACGACCTCGGGGTCGTCCAGTCGGCGATCGCCTGGACGACCGGCTCGCTGACCGGCACCGACTGGGAGCAGGTGCGGCTGTCGATCGTTCCGGCGACGTTCGCGATCGTGCTCGCGCTGGCCGGCGCGCGACAGCTCAACGTCCTCCTGCTCGGCGAACGCACCGCCCAGTCGCTCGGCATGCGAGTCGAGCGGGTGCGCTTCCTGCTGTCCGGCGTCGCGATTCTCGCGGCCAGTACGGCCATCGCCGTCGCCGGCATCGTCGGCTTCGTCGGGCTGATCGTCCCCCACATCGTGCGCAACGTCGTCGGGGGCGACTACCGCCGGCTGATGATCGGTTGCCTGTTCGCCGGACCCGCGCTGATGGTCGTCGCCGACGTGGGCGCGCGCCTCGCGCTGAGTCCGGTGCAGGTTCCGGTCGGCGTGGTGACGGGACTGATCGGTGGCCCGTACTTCCTGTACCTGATGCGCAAACAGCAACAGATGGGTGAGATCTGA
- the thiE gene encoding thiamine phosphate synthase has translation MDYGVYLVTQASHSAGRSTPEIVAAAIDGGVDVVQLREKDLAARERLAVGRRVREQTRAAGVPLIVNDRIDLARAIDADGVHLGDDDLPLSVARDLLGEDAVLGRSVSFVEDAVAAEAAGADYLGVGAVYATGSKGDIDDDEHAIGPERIAVIADAVSIPVVGIGGITPDNAAPVVDAGADGVAVITAITAVDDPVAATRRLAETVDDARE, from the coding sequence ATGGACTACGGCGTCTACCTCGTCACGCAGGCCAGCCACTCCGCCGGGCGGTCGACCCCCGAGATCGTCGCGGCGGCGATCGACGGCGGCGTCGACGTCGTCCAGCTCCGAGAGAAGGACCTCGCCGCGCGCGAGCGTCTCGCGGTCGGCCGTCGAGTTCGCGAACAGACCCGCGCGGCCGGCGTCCCGCTGATCGTCAACGACCGGATCGATCTGGCCCGGGCGATCGACGCCGACGGCGTCCACCTCGGCGACGACGACCTCCCGCTCTCGGTGGCTCGGGACCTGCTGGGCGAGGACGCCGTGCTCGGGCGCTCGGTCTCGTTCGTCGAGGACGCCGTCGCCGCCGAGGCCGCCGGTGCGGACTACCTGGGCGTCGGCGCGGTGTACGCGACGGGGAGCAAGGGCGACATCGACGACGACGAGCACGCCATCGGCCCCGAGCGGATCGCGGTCATCGCGGACGCCGTCTCGATCCCGGTCGTCGGTATCGGCGGTATCACGCCCGACAACGCCGCTCCGGTGGTCGACGCGGGTGCCGACGGCGTCGCCGTCATCACGGCGATTACCGCCGTCGACGACCCCGTGGCGGCGACCCGACGGCTGGCCGAGACCGTCGACGACGCGCGGGAGTGA
- a CDS encoding oxidoreductase: MTDWTARDMPSLDDRTVVVTGANSGIGYEATKAFARRGATVVMACRSTERGERAAREIDRSVANADLDVMACDLADLDAVADFAEAFTSAYDELHVLCNNAGVMALPRGETADGFERQLGINHLGHFALTGHLLDTLAATDGARVVTQSSGAHQNGEIDFEDLQGERSYGRWSAYSQSKLANVFFGYELDRRADEAEIDVTSVVCHPGYADSDLQRRAGEAGAGAVGAALMQAVNALVAQSAAQGALPMLYAATNDGISGGEYVGPGGLLHMRGAPAVQDSSARSYNTATASKLWHVSEDLTGVEYDFEVSLTTA, encoded by the coding sequence ATGACTGACTGGACAGCACGCGACATGCCGTCGTTGGACGACCGAACGGTCGTCGTCACGGGCGCGAACAGCGGGATCGGCTACGAGGCCACGAAGGCCTTCGCCCGGCGGGGCGCGACCGTCGTCATGGCCTGTCGGTCGACCGAGCGCGGCGAGCGCGCGGCGCGCGAGATCGACCGCAGCGTCGCTAACGCCGACCTCGACGTGATGGCGTGTGACCTCGCCGACCTCGACGCCGTCGCCGACTTCGCCGAGGCGTTTACGTCTGCATACGACGAGCTACACGTGCTCTGTAACAACGCGGGCGTGATGGCGCTGCCCCGCGGCGAGACCGCCGACGGCTTCGAACGGCAACTCGGGATCAACCACCTGGGTCACTTCGCGCTGACCGGTCACCTGCTGGATACGCTCGCCGCGACCGACGGCGCGCGCGTCGTCACCCAGTCCAGCGGTGCCCACCAGAACGGCGAGATCGACTTCGAGGACCTCCAGGGCGAGCGATCGTACGGCCGGTGGTCGGCCTACTCACAGAGCAAGCTCGCGAACGTCTTCTTTGGCTACGAGCTCGACCGACGGGCCGACGAGGCGGAGATCGACGTGACGAGCGTGGTCTGTCACCCCGGCTACGCCGACAGCGACCTCCAGCGACGGGCCGGCGAGGCGGGGGCGGGTGCCGTCGGAGCGGCGCTGATGCAGGCCGTCAACGCCCTCGTCGCTCAGTCGGCGGCCCAGGGCGCGCTCCCGATGCTGTACGCGGCGACCAACGACGGGATCTCCGGCGGCGAGTACGTCGGCCCCGGTGGACTGCTGCACATGCGCGGTGCGCCCGCGGTGCAGGATTCGAGCGCCCGTTCGTACAACACGGCGACCGCGAGCAAGCTCTGGCACGTCTCCGAGGACCTGACCGGCGTCGAGTACGACTTCGAGGTGTCGTTGACGACTGCCTGA
- a CDS encoding AEC family transporter has translation MDSLWALGASVDLDLLGRFAYMLALVAAGFGARRLGVLTDVRNERLGQVAFYVLLPALVFTSTYDKRLGELLSVALVAGLVVVIGTLVALSLVSNRGGDDDVRSVAVIQSYHGNFGYFGVPVVAATLGSTAAATASIILGLGALIQIPLTILVLVRINETEADFLGELRNLVTNPILLTLGVGLAFATLQLDLPTAAGTGLDWLSTLALPVALLAVGGSLDPRGHEIPLTRTATVVGLKVLVMPLVAWLVFSGFGADALTRNAALVMFGSPTAVSTYVYATELGGDSAFASVNVFATTVASIVSLFFLLLVIA, from the coding sequence ATGGACTCGCTGTGGGCACTCGGGGCCAGCGTCGACCTCGATCTGCTGGGGCGGTTCGCCTACATGCTCGCGCTGGTGGCCGCCGGCTTCGGCGCTCGCCGCCTCGGCGTGCTCACCGACGTTCGCAACGAGCGACTCGGACAAGTCGCCTTCTACGTCCTGTTGCCCGCGCTCGTCTTCACTTCGACCTACGACAAGCGACTGGGCGAGCTGCTCTCGGTCGCGCTCGTGGCTGGACTGGTCGTCGTCATCGGGACGCTGGTCGCCCTCTCGCTGGTGAGCAACCGCGGTGGCGACGACGACGTTCGCAGCGTGGCCGTGATCCAGTCGTACCACGGCAACTTCGGGTACTTCGGCGTGCCCGTCGTGGCGGCGACGCTGGGCTCGACCGCCGCGGCGACCGCGAGCATCATCCTCGGACTGGGGGCACTGATCCAGATCCCGCTGACGATCCTCGTCCTCGTCCGGATCAACGAGACCGAGGCCGACTTCCTGGGCGAACTCCGGAATCTCGTGACGAACCCGATCTTGCTGACACTCGGCGTCGGCCTCGCCTTCGCGACGCTGCAACTGGACCTCCCGACGGCCGCGGGGACCGGGCTCGACTGGCTGTCGACGCTCGCGCTCCCGGTCGCGCTGCTCGCGGTCGGGGGCTCGCTCGACCCGCGAGGCCACGAGATTCCGCTGACCCGGACCGCAACGGTGGTCGGGCTGAAGGTGCTGGTGATGCCACTGGTCGCGTGGCTCGTGTTCTCCGGGTTCGGAGCCGACGCGCTGACGCGCAACGCCGCGCTCGTCATGTTCGGCTCACCCACCGCCGTCTCCACGTACGTCTACGCCACCGAACTCGGCGGTGACTCGGCGTTTGCCTCCGTCAACGTCTTCGCGACGACAGTCGCCTCGATCGTCTCGCTGTTCTTCCTGTTGCTGGTGATCGCGTAG
- a CDS encoding ABC transporter ATP-binding protein, with protein MAELDDQPGTVREWATDADGVPIESAIVAEDLDLRYPTSEEAVVDCARLDVPEGEVTALVGPNGSGKSTLLKALANHLEPEAGTVRLHGEDIQTFQQSQLARELGVLSQENESPDSITVEDLAYHGRYPHRGFFDAVGPEDRQAVEQALEQAGVEHLRDTELGQLSGGQKQLAWIAMVLAQQTDVLLLDEPTTFLDLHHQFRVLETVRQLNEREDVTVAIVLHDIAQAARFADNLVAMRDGQLYDWGPPREVVTEQLLADVFGVEARIQHEPELQILPQRALSE; from the coding sequence ATGGCGGAACTGGACGACCAGCCCGGGACGGTCCGGGAGTGGGCCACCGACGCCGACGGGGTGCCGATCGAGAGTGCGATCGTCGCCGAGGACCTCGACTTGCGCTATCCGACCAGCGAGGAAGCCGTCGTCGACTGTGCCCGCCTCGACGTGCCGGAAGGCGAGGTGACGGCACTGGTCGGCCCCAACGGGAGCGGGAAGTCGACGCTGCTGAAGGCGCTGGCGAACCACCTCGAACCCGAGGCCGGGACGGTCCGACTCCACGGCGAGGACATCCAGACGTTCCAGCAGTCCCAGCTGGCGCGGGAACTGGGCGTGCTCTCCCAGGAGAACGAGTCGCCCGATTCGATCACCGTCGAGGACCTGGCCTACCACGGTCGCTACCCTCACCGAGGGTTTTTCGACGCCGTCGGCCCGGAGGACCGCCAGGCCGTCGAGCAAGCCCTGGAGCAAGCGGGCGTCGAACACCTGCGAGACACCGAGCTGGGGCAGCTCTCGGGCGGCCAGAAACAGCTGGCCTGGATCGCGATGGTGCTGGCCCAGCAGACCGACGTGCTCTTGCTCGACGAGCCGACGACGTTCCTCGACCTGCACCACCAGTTTCGGGTGCTGGAGACGGTCCGACAGCTCAACGAGCGCGAGGACGTGACCGTCGCCATCGTCCTCCACGACATCGCGCAGGCCGCCCGCTTCGCCGACAACCTCGTCGCGATGCGAGACGGCCAGCTGTACGACTGGGGGCCGCCCCGCGAGGTCGTCACCGAGCAGCTCCTCGCCGACGTGTTCGGCGTCGAGGCCCGCATCCAGCACGAGCCGGAGTTGCAGATCCTTCCCCAGCGGGCTCTCTCGGAATGA